A segment of the Psilocybe cubensis strain MGC-MH-2018 chromosome 5, whole genome shotgun sequence genome:
AAGATGATGGACAACTGGAATAGAATGCTCCTGAAGGTGCTCTGTGGGACCAATGCCAGAAAGAAGAAGGAGCTTCAAAATAATGCAAAGGTCAGACCATAAAGATACAGAACTGTACATTAAACAGAACGTACATGGGGTGACTGAACTGCGCCTGCCCTGATATTTATTTGACTTTGATGAGTGCTAAAATTAGATTATATCATAATACCAGTACGTACGAGATAATAACCTGTTTTTTGGCCCTTGCTTGGAACCGAGGGCCGTCCTCAGAGTTTGCGAACTCGACGCCAGATGCCACTGTCGACTCAACGTCTCGCTCGAATAGAACACGGGTCACCGTGGCGTTGATAGCCACCACCAAATTAGGCCGGGCAAGAACTTCAGGGGTCAAATAGGCCCCTTCTGCAGAAGAACGCTCGCGTTTGTTGTCAACGTATGTCACTAATGTCGCATAGTTATTCGAGGAAAACAATTAGACGAGAAAGTTTTGTCCACGTACTAATCTACAATGCGATTTCGTCAGTAAGTGGCACAACCTTATAACGTGAATACTCACTCGAGCAGCGCCTATAGTTCCATTAGGTCCATTAAAGTCATTGGTTGACGGGATGCCGACGTTGAGACATGCTTGAACGAATTTGTTACACCAGATCGAGACACTATTGTTGAAGCCAACTTGAACAGGGCCAGTTGTCCCTCGCGCAGAAACATCAACATTGGGGAAATCCCGATGCGGTTGGTAAGATTCGAACTTGCGGAAGGAActaaaaaataataaaaacaTAGATCTGTGAACCCAAGGACAGGTTTACCTACCGAGAAAAGTTTTTCCATGCGAAAGATTCATCTTTGATTATAGACGCCCATTCGTCGAAGTCTCCGGGGGCTCCATATTGTGCCCTAATCAGTGTATGAAGGTCAATTTGGATATCCAGTTAAGGGGAATATATATGAATACATTTGTGCATTGATAGACGAGCCTGTTTGAAGGTATCAGCAATGTATTTCAGTACGTTTCATTACTGCTCACATCCACCCAGCATTTTGGCTAAACAGAAAAGAGTTGAGTACTGTCAAAAGCATTCAACGGCAATGAAAGCAATCTGACCTCTAGGCCAAAACTTCTTGGCGCCATTTGCAAATGACTGAGCTTCGGTCCAAAATGCGTGAACATGTTTCTTTACGTAGAATAGTTGACTGTATGCTGCAGGAATGCGACTTTCAGGGATCGCACGGCCACTGCAAAGGATCGTGTCAGCAACCAAGTCGACGTTGATGATCCCCTATCAAATGCTTGACTCTAACCTTCCTCCAGCCTCTAGCAGCAAAACACGTATGTTTGGATTCTCAGTCAAACGTGCGGCCAGTACGCAGCCAGAGGTGCCTTTTCATCTCGCTCAGTAATGAAGCACAAAGATCCATGAACCGAACACACGTACCTCCGCCGACAATAATAATGTCATACTCTGGCAAACCCGATCCCTTGCTAGTTTCAGACTGTCCTCCCTCGACACGCTGCCCAATGGTCCCTAGATCGGTAACgtacttcttcttcttcttcttctttgttgaTTTCGCAAGGTACAGTCTGAGCAAAATAGCAATGGTAGTTCCTGTCAAAAGTATACGTGTTCGAGGTGTCAACTTTTGAACAGCGTCGGTAATGGGGGCAGGTAAATGGCTGTATCTGGCAAGCACGTCATTCAAGGCTTCCAGTGCTGATGCCACCGTCATGTCTGTGGAGAATATACAGTCGCCACGGTACCTTGAACCCGCGATTTCAAGTTGTCGTAAAACTGGGTGAAAACAAGAACGCTAGACACCTTGATGGACGATGAACTAAGGGGCTTTGTTTTCGCCATGTTTGCTATGCATATGATACCGAAGTAGCCGAATTGAGGCATAGGGTCAGGTTCAGCGCCGTTGCATCCCCTGGCGGCAACGAACTGGAAACTTGGCAACATTCTAACAACAACGTGACCGCTGCCTTGGCTTTGAGAGTCATCATGGCTGACTCAGCAAGCATATACGGATGTTGGATATATCCGGACGGGCGCTTGTTAGATCTCTGGGCTGCACGGCAATCAATCATTGAATTAAATATCCGTCAAAGTCATGTCTATGTGAATACCTTGGTTCTGATGCTGTGTCAGTATTATAAAGATTCTTTTGGTTGCTCAAACAAACGCCTTGAACTGGTGGAGTTAAGGATTCCAGTCACAGGTATTTTTATCTTAAACCCTGACAATTTACTTCAATGTATCAGTAAAATTAGAATAAGGCTTTACATGTTGATTATTTTCTTCGCCCTAGCACCTCTACGAGCTCAAAGAGATAGCGGTATGTAGGCTAGACGCATCTACATAGAGCCTATCATTTGTATACACATAAATTTGCACATTCATTGTTTTAGTACCATGCACCTAGGATTTCGGACTTGCCTGTCAAGTGGACACGCGTAATTAATAGACGGgcaaatagaaaaataagtgcacgcaagtgcacgcaagtgcatgcaagtgcatgcaagtgcaatgcaagtgcaactCTGCACTTGCATCGCGCGTGACAGTGTGTGAATATGTCACAATTATTTCCTCGGGACAAAGGTGCCGGTGCATGCCGAGTGAGGAGAACATGCCATGTTTTGCTCGTACAACTGAGGTCTGAGGCAAATAAACAATTTTGGCTTCTAGCATGAGTTTTGAATACTACCTCTGTTAGACTATTTATTCTAAAATTTGCTTCAGACAGTTTGTGCGCCATTTTCTGGCACATTTCACTGCCAGGGATGTGTTGTCACGGACTTGTGATCTGTCGTCACAAGAACCAATGAACTCGTTGTAAATACACCTTCTGCCTTGGAGTATGGGAAAATAAAACATAAAACTTATATATTTCGGTCTGTGTGGTATACCCATTCTCCCGAATAGtgttttttactctctcTGGGCACCTTGGGGCGAAATAAATCAAAAATAAGTTTGAATATTCTCTCTACAATGATGAGGTACTACATCAAGCAAAACAATGTCTGCCTGCTAAAACTTCCGCTATTCGGATTAAGAAATCGGGTAACATTAAAAATTATGCTTATAGCTGGGGATTCTGCTCGCAATTATACAATAATTGACTCGTCTCCGATAACCTTCTAATTTATGTCACATTTATGTCACATGCACTTGCTTTacactgcacttgcattgcacttgcgtgcacttgcactgcacttgcacACACTTACATTGCACTTGAATGCGCTTATGTTTAATTCATAGTACTCGAGTGTCACCGTGCCTATGGAAGGCTTTTTGGGGGTTGACGCTTGACATGTCTAGAATCAGAGACCGTGACAATGACTTAGTTCAATCCCTTCGTCAATTGACAGCTGTCTGAGAACGAAAGAGTTGGATTGGGAATGCTTCATCCATAATTTTTACAGCAGATATACTGTCAAAGGTAAGTATATACTAttatttgatatttttcacGGCAGTTGACTGATGATATTCATTCATGTAATACTGGCAGACAACTTTATTATAAAGTGGAAAAGGGTGGCCCTTCACGGAGGTCTCACTCTACTTATTAAGACGATACATGGCTTTTCTATCATTCCTACCAACCCAAACTCTGTCAAAATTATACGACCCACCGAGCCTAGtaggagagaagagaaaccTTAGGCCACGGCCTATCCCTGAAAATAGGACTGCAGCAAAGGCAGtgaagtcaaaaacaaagaaataaTATTCAATCTCCTAGGTACAACATTGATTAGCTATGTAAATATCATGTATATCAAGTATATGATGCTGTGTACTATAACGGACTGTGcatttgcgttttttttatgtttgcacttgcgcgcgcactgcactgcacttgagCACAGCCACCGTGCACTCGCATGCACTCGCaatgcacttgcactgcactgcagcacagccaccgtgcacttgcatttgcacGTTTTGCACTTGCGCACTTGCGCTGCACTTATTTTTTCCTATGCCCTTAATAGACAGTCGCAAGGCCTTCATAATTGTTCGGACAAGTGCTGaccaatatatatatatatatatataaagtCTATGCTTCGTCCAGGTTCACCTTCATCGCCCACGATGGTCACATTCCTCCAATCGCATCGGCACCCAGATGCTCTATATTCGACTTCGGGGCCATACCACAAGCTTAAGGACGAGATAAGTGCTGAGGCCGAATCGGTACCATTAACCTCTTTTGACAGCATTTCCCGAGCCTCCCCTGGAGAGCGCAAAGATTCCCATTTCACATCCACTTCGGCTTCTGACTCGAACAAGTTTGTGGTCACAACAGGATGGACATTTTCCCTCTGTATACTTCTTCTCAACGGAATCATATCAACCTGCTGGGGAATAGCacttttcattttctcacTAGGTGTCGTTCCCATTTACTACAATCTTTCCCTACTTGGGAAGCAGCACCCAGATGTCACGAACATTGTCATCGCGTTGGTTGCAGCAATTTCTACGATGCATATATCCTACATTGTGCAGCAGATTCCAGCCCATTACTCGCATTGCCTGCTCGTTGATGGATTTACACTGGGTCATATACGGTGGATGCAAGGCGTGCAGCAAGTATCCATCTTTACGAGGTTCCCGGATCGAAAAAACGGAGGAAGGTTCACCAGATTCTTCACAAGGAAGCAAATCTTTTGGTTAGTAGCCTACTTCGGCATCGCTTTTCATACTTCTTCGTTAGTCGCCATTCTACAACCAGGTAAACAACTCCGCTTTGCCATGGCTATACCATCGCTGACGATTGGTAGAGATATTCTACAAAAATGTGATGTTCAATGATGCAATTCCTTGTGGGCTGAGCCTCAACAACCTAACTCTTGAAAGGGACCCATTTTTGTCCGACGATCAACAAGAAATAGTCGACTCGTTCTCTTTCAATATCGGCACAATGCTTATCAACTACGGTGGTATGCATCCAGCTAACAGCCGCTTGAGGCTCCTGCTAATCACGATTTTCCAGAACAACTCAATGGGAACACCACAACTACCATCGCGGGCCGGGTGTATCGGAAAGACAACTACGCATACGGAGCCATTGGTGGTCTCGAGAACGGCCTTCAACAAGTGCCAGGCGTCCTTTTCAACGCGTCGTGTTCCCAAGATAACCCAACTGAAGGCCTGAGGTTATGGCAATCAGTTTTTCCTAATAGGTCGCTCCCCACATTGGTGGCTCCATTAAACGATTCAAAGCAAATATTCGTGGACAGTCCCATTCCTACCCATTTGAGAAACGTCACCAGCAGCGTTCCACTGGACATAGACCTCTTGCAAAGCCAGGCAGCAATGTACGCACTCGTCGATCCATCAGGAAGCGGTGCACTTTACAGCGTCGGGCTTAATTCCGATCCTTCACAGGCCGGGATACTGTCCACCTTGATCTGCAGCTGGAAAACATCGCCGAAGCTTGTGCAAGTCCAGACTATAGAATACGTTGCGCGCACACTCGGCTCCAGCGATTATCCCAAATATCCTTCTTCTACGGGACGCGCGACATTGAAGACACTGCAGGGCATGGCAGAAGTTGCCCGCCTTGGAACATCGTTGCAAAAGTCTGCAACGTACGCAACCACACCGAATCTGATAATGCCGTTCGGTGTCTATTATAACATAAACAACAGCATTTCCGAACCATCTCAAATCCTCGAAACGATCTTAGCGGACGGCGGGAAGGCCAGCATGACGGTATACAATGTTCACTTCAGCACACACCCCCAGGAGCTCGATGAAAAATGTGGCAGCAAGAATCGAACTATAGCAGAGCACTGGAGATTCCACAATTCACGAAACCTTGGCTGGGTCGCAACAATATGGACAACCGCCATTGGGATTTATGCCATCGTGGCTGCTATATGGATGAAAGGCCGTAGAAGGATGCAAAAAGTAAGCATATTAGACGCACCTGGTGCGTTTTCTTTGGGAAGGGACTACGAAGTGGGGGACACCGATGTCCTACGCGTGCAAAATGGGAGGGTCGTAGTCCAGGAGTACAAATCCACGTAATCGCAATGTTGGACAATGCTGTATAGAGATTCGATTATTTTGAGTAAAATATGGTCAGATAATGCAATTACTATTTTTTATAATATTTCAGTTTGATTAGAAATACCGACCGTTAAAGGTCTTCGCCCAGGCAGATGTCTACCCCAATCAGCAAGTTGATACAACATTCTGTGTAGACAAACCGCCAATGAGTGCCTGTAATGCCGTTATCACGCCATCCAGTTTAAGCTCCAGATTTTCCACCTTGGCTTGAAGAGAATTGTTAATAGTATCCAgcttttcttcaattttaGGGATATATTCCAACCGATTCGTCCTAGATTCCAGAGTGGAAGCAAGGACGTCCATCTTTTGTTCCAGAATCGATATTCTCGATTGGACTGAATCAGATGGGGCCGCCAGGGCATTTTTTTCTGGGCTCTCAGGCGTCTCGAGAGTTTTCCCCTTTTCTTCTGCCACGACGACGTCCGTGACGGTTGTTTCTGTTTGGAAGTTGCCGACTATGAATTCCTTTCTAAGGGATAGCAATGTATGCCACCATTGATGTTCGCCGTCTGGAGCCTCATACTTCTCTGTCGAGCAATCATGACAAACATAATAATCTGTGAGGTGCATACCTTCTGAGCATGTGTAGACAAATTTAGAAAACGATGAAATCAAAACGTACTCTGACATGTGCTTCCCACGCATCTAAAGAATTCCGCCTCCAAAGAAATGATCTCGGAGCATCGACCACAGGTAAATTGGAGAGCGTGCGATGCAGTGTCAGGCTTTACAACCCGAGTTGGTTCATCCTTTCTCTCCACTGTATTGTCAGGTATCTGTGATGCAGGTACCTCTTTTCGTAAACTTTCTACACTCTCGTTCGCCACAATGTCGTTGCTGTTTGTTTGAGAGACGCATTCCGTCTCATGCAACGCTCCCGATAGTCCGGTTGACCCACTTGCATCCATCAAATTGTCAGGTATAGGCCCTACACATTCTGCGGAGGGCGATGATCGAGGTGTTGCTTGTTCTGTGACCTGTTGTATTTCAGTGTTCACATCCTGGTCGTTCGTCGATTCCTCAGGCTTGTCGTCATCCTTGTCAGCATGTCCATCCTTTGCCTgtcgttcaacaacatcatccTCCTTGTTCTCCTTTGCTTCAGTGCCAACTTGCGAGTCATCAACTTTTGCATTCGACCGTTGCTGCGCTGCGAACTGCTGTTGAAGTTGCTCAAAGACATCTTCGACTTCCAGCTTAAGCCTCTGGAATTGCTCTGGGAGGTATGCAAGACTGAGCTTAACGACAGGGTGATAAAACGTATGTTCGCCAACAGTGTGCTCGGATTCGGGAAGTTCATGGCAATCTTTGCAGAAATCCAGATCTTCAAATGAAAAGGGTAAGATTTGTTGTGGATTTGCAAGAATAATAGTAGATGTATTTACTCACCAGGACATGTTAGGCATTTGAAGCTTGTGGAATTCTTGGGTTCTACATCGCAATGGTCACATATCCATCTGATCAACAATACATAATCAAAAACTGCCAATGagaaaaaatgcaaaatctCAAGTCAAATACTCACTCCAGCACAGGAAATTCCGAATAAGCGCTCCTATCAATCGACTTCTGGAACAACGTATTATCCAATGGGTCCCAAGTGCGTGGCACCAGGGCAGGAATATCAGATTCATTGAGAGTCTTTGAAAATTCCTCCCATGTTTTGTAGTGCAAGAAGGGCAGGTCGCCTGGTGTGCCCCAGGATATAGGAAAGTCGTCCAGGATAGTTTGGCGTCGAGTAGGGATTCTGCGAGTTCTTGGCGAGAGTAGGCGACGAACATAACGTCGTCGCTTTCTTCCAGGTCAATCTTGTGCTTTACGTAGGACCAGATTCCACCATGATACGATGATACATCTAGGGAAATCAACAAATGCATCACCGTAAGGAAGGAATATACACACAATCAGCTGCTTTTTTGGGGTCTTCATATCTTGCTGAATAGAAGATATATGAGCAACTGATGAATTTAGTTCATGGAAACAAAGCAAGGCGCACCTCCTAACTCAGCCATCCGCTTGACACTAATTTCTCTCATAATACGAAAAGCAGCGGCCATCCGAATCCATTCCTTGATATCAACTGTAACCGTCCGACAAGCACACGCAACTTCTAGATACCGCTCCATCATAAGGGTACACAGCTGCAATATATACTGTACTGCACCACGCCAAGTTAACTCAACACCAGAAGCAAGCCATGGTCACGCGTACCTTTTCTGGGGGACTTTCACCATACAAAAGATGAAGTGTAGATTCATCCTCGACAGTCCACTTCAAGGATTTCAAATGTTCCCGGAACAAAGCATCTTGAGCCAGTACCTTCTCTTTGACCAGTTGACGTAGCTCAGGGGTAATGTTTGGAATGTTGTGCCCAACCGGTTCGCGCGTAAACGCATGGGCAATTGTGATCAAGTTGATAACCATGAAAGAATAGAGATATCCTCGATTACTCGGGAGGACTTAGAAAGCAGAAAAGACAGTAAGAAACTGGTTAGAGATCAGGCTAGAAGAATGGGCTAACCTGTGGCCAGTAATTGGGTCAACATCAGCCATATCCTATTGATGCGTCGTCGGTAAATCCGTGCTTCATAAGCCCAACCTAGAAACAAAGATGTATCGGCGAGAGATAATAAAACCTGATGCTCGAGCTCACCTGCAGCAGAGTATGCACACCATTGCGGAAGATTCCAACCCTTCGGAATCTGCTGAGTAAACGCATTTGCTTCGCTAATCCTAATGAATCCCGAGCCGTCGTTATCGATTGCCTGCGTGATATGATGTCCGTGCAATGCAATATACTCCAAAGTCCATGAGTCAGGATCATGTATGGACCCCAGGCGCGACAGAAAGCTAAACTTGGGCACAGAGACCGACAGCGCCAACATGTGCTGGAATTCAGTCACATCGTATAGTTGAGGAcaatcaaagacatcaattttcGTATCTCAGGAACGCGAATTTTCTGGCAAAAACTAACGACGGATTCGAACTCGGACGGTCAAATAGCGTCTAAAAACACACTTTTCGTAAAATTCCCACGAGGTTTTGACCACCGCCAaattttttggccaaaaaatttcaaaataTAGTCATGTTACTTGGTGCCGGGCAGCTCGGCGACTCCAAATTTTACCACGAATTACTCTGCTGCAAAATCGGCCAGCCTACCTCTGCTTTCTCACTGCCCACACCGCTGTACTCGCCGTCAAATCAAGATAACCACCCGTGAAGCGCCAGGAGCAATTGATGAAACAACGAATATTATTGGTGGAACATGCTTTGGAAGTTCTTCaagatgttttttttttgctcagaTTCTGTATCCTAGCTGCTTCTTGaatgtctttttttcaacttcaCAATAGCAGTATTGCACAGTCATCCCCAGCACTATAGACATAGTTTATGAATATGAGTAGCCATAGCTAAAAAGTATAATAGCTTGCCAGTTCTACAGGGTTCAATTTGCAATGGAATTTTCACTCAAAATGCATTCATGGCcttgagagaaaagaagattgagGAAGTTATTGTTTTTGGCCGGAAATGTTCCTCATTTGCTTGGGTGGTCTGCCGTTAGGTGGCATCTTGCCGAATTTATTTAAGCGGAACGGCTCGATAActttttttgatatttcagGCGCGAACCCAGAATATCAAAAGCTAtctaaaaatgaatttttcGAGAATTTAGCGAATTTTTTTGACCACCGCCAAATTTTTTGggaaattttttccaaaaaagTTGAATCTGAGAAATCTGCTCGTGCAAATCGTTTAATTAGACGTAGTATTACCTATTAAAACAGTTTCTAGGCACCCTACATGTGTGTCATAGTCTACATAATTCGtgcaaaaaaattgatgtctttgattgTCCTCAACTGTACCCCGACTTTTTGGAATCAGTGGCCGAGTCAGTATTGTCCTTTTTATTGAAGGCGGGGATGTGCCTGTTGGTCGAGAATCGGTCGAGGTAAAATTCGAATAGGGCGCTTATGAAGAATTTGTTTTCGACGCAGAAAATCCAGTCCTGTACTTGGTTAGTATGAACGATACTGTGATGAGCCATAATGGACTTGCCGTCTCCTTCCACAATTGGCGCAAGTCCTTGAATATAATCAATTAAACCTAATACAATATGAAAAAAGCAATTGCTCACCTCGTTAACTACCCGATCACAGGGTCCAGAAAGTGACTGAATCACCAAAATTGCCGAATCTGCTATTGCTTTCTCCATTTGCTGGGTATGAAAACTAAGCTTCAACTCGAACATATCCATGTTCTTGTCACATAGATCATCCACCGAAAGCTGCAGCTCCTTCTTAATATTCGACAGCTGCATCTCCGTACCAAACGACATCGACATACTCGCGCTCGAGTCCTCATAAGCTGGGGCAGGGAGGGGCATAGATGGGTCATTCGTGTCCGAGATCAAAGATTGCAGGGTGCTTGTATTCTGTATCCATGTACTAGGACTTCCCAGGTTGCGTGTTTTAACGTCTAAATTCTTTTCCCAGTCGCTTTTGGGCGTGAAGAACCGCGAGAGCACGGTGTCCATTTTCGCTACAAGATCCTCAACATTGGATGCGACTTGGATAGAGAGGGTTTGCTGTAGTTCGAGCCGGAACCTGTTGAATGTGCGGATGTGTCCCAGCATCCTAGATTTTCAGTCTTGCGATTTCCAAAACTTCACTGATGGCATGGTCAGTAAACCAAGAAACAATCTTGAGGTAGACATCTAACCAAATCGCGACTCTTTGTAGTATGTATCTATGCTGTTTCCGCACGCCTTGATTTCTTTCTGAACTGCTAATAAGATGTCGTTCAGAGTAGCCTCGGATCTCAGCATTTCGGTGTTCGACCGATTACGACGCTTGTTCGAAAGACCATCGACACTGCATGAAGATCAGTCCATCGACACTGCA
Coding sequences within it:
- a CDS encoding Dehydrogenase str4; its protein translation is MTVASALEALNDVLARYSHLPAPITDAVQKLYLAKSTKKKKKKKYVTDLGTIGQRVEGGQSETSKGSGLPEYDIIIVGGGTSGCVLAARLTENPNIRVLLLEAGGSGRAIPESRIPAAYSQLFYVKKHVHAFWTEAQSFANGAKKFWPRAKMLGGCSSINAQMAQYGAPGDFDEWASIIKDESFAWKNFSRSFRKFESYQPHRDFPNVDVSARGTTGPVQVGFNNSVSIWCNKFVQACLNVGIPSTNDFNGPNGTIGAARVMTYVDNKRERSSAEGAYLTPEVLARPNLVVAINATVTRVLFERDVESTVASGVEFANSEDGPRFQARAKKQVIISAGAVQSPHLLLLSGIGPTEHLQEHSIPVVHHLPGVGKNLVDHPIFDMNFLQKGCVQSFAYLKPKNLIETFWALSAVARYSLGAGGPLAMNYGEAAAFVRTDDPVLFPASEYPEKLIDSTSAKDSPDLEYFSTPSAYKQHTAVILEGHTYAIHVYLVRPTSHGTIRLLSSDPFAYPRVDPNYLATREDLVKLVRGVRLGLKISRQDPLKSILDHDSLDPQFDHQLYLKTDAELEDIVRERVETVYHPTSTCRMAPLEEDGVVDSKLNVYGIKGLKVCDASVFPSIISGHTAGACFAIAEKLADQIKAEL